The proteins below come from a single Miscanthus floridulus cultivar M001 chromosome 1, ASM1932011v1, whole genome shotgun sequence genomic window:
- the LOC136449623 gene encoding glutathione S-transferase F10-like yields the protein MAAGLQVFGQPASTDVARVLTCLFEKNLEFELVRIDTFKTHHKLPEFIRLRDPNGQVTVKHGDKTLVDSRDICRYVCNQFPNDGNKTLYGSGALERASIEQWLQAEAQNFGPPSSALVFQLAFVPHLSHLGIRQDPAVIAENEDKLKQVLDVYEEILSKNEYLAGDEFTLADLSHLPNSHYIVNTERGRKLFTNKKNVAKWYDKLSNLETWKQVVKMQKEHPGAFE from the exons ATGGCAGCAGGCTTGCAAGTGTTTGGCCAGCCGGCATCTACTGATGTTGCcagggttctgacatgcctgttTGAGAAGAACTTGGAATTTGAGCTTGTCCGCATCGATACATTTAAGACACATCACAAGCTTCCTGAGTTCATTAGGCTGCGG GATCCGAATGGGCAAGTGACCGTCAAGCATGGCGACAAAACTCTTGTCG ATTCAAGGGATATATGCCGGTACGTTTGTAACCAGTTTCCAAATGATGGAAACAAGACCCTTTATGGATCTGGTGCTCTAGAACGGGCATCAATAGAACAGTGGCTTCAGGCAGAAGCTCAAAACTTTGGCCCTCCTAGCTCTGCACTTGTCTTTCAGCTGGCATTCGTTCCTCATCTCAGTCATTTGGGCATTCGTCAGGACCCTGCTGTTATTGCTGAAAATGAGGATAAACTGAAGCAGGTCCTTGATGTTTATGAAGAAATACTCTCCAAGAATGAGTACCTGGCTGGTGATGAATTCACCTTGGCTGACCTTTCTCACCTTCCAAACTCGCACTACATCGTAAATACTGAAAGAGGAAGAAAGCTTTTCACTAACAAGAAGAATGTGGCAAAATGGTATGACAAACTCTCCAACCTCGAGACATGGAAGCAGGTCGTCAAGATGCAGAAGGAACATCCTGGCGCATTTGAGTAA